The following coding sequences are from one Thermostaphylospora chromogena window:
- a CDS encoding helix-turn-helix domain-containing protein: MLGASLRRLREQKGLSREAAGFHIRASESKISRMELGRVGFKTRDVEDLLTLYGVVDDAERRGLLEMVREANTPGWWHKYGDVLPSWFTTYIGLEEAASVIRTYEVQFIPGLLQTASYARTVIELGHPEASQEEIERRVHLRMQRQERLTKKDGLRLWAVIDEAALRRPIGGPEIMREQLQHLLEVAALPNITIQVMPFKFGMHAAEGGAFSILRFPEPDLSDVVYVEQLWGALYLDKREDVDPYLTAMEQLCVESTTPGGTAELIGDLLERYR, from the coding sequence ATGCTCGGCGCCAGCCTGCGGCGCCTGCGTGAGCAGAAAGGGCTCAGCAGGGAGGCGGCGGGGTTCCACATCCGCGCCTCGGAGTCCAAGATCAGCCGAATGGAGCTGGGACGCGTCGGTTTCAAGACACGCGACGTGGAAGACCTGCTCACCCTCTACGGCGTGGTGGACGACGCCGAGCGACGCGGCCTGCTGGAGATGGTGCGCGAGGCGAACACGCCCGGGTGGTGGCACAAGTACGGAGACGTCCTGCCGAGCTGGTTCACCACCTACATCGGCCTGGAGGAGGCCGCCAGTGTGATCCGCACCTACGAGGTGCAGTTCATACCCGGTCTGCTGCAGACCGCCTCCTACGCGCGCACCGTCATCGAGCTGGGCCACCCGGAGGCGTCGCAGGAGGAGATCGAACGCCGCGTGCATCTGCGCATGCAGCGGCAGGAGCGGCTGACCAAGAAGGACGGCCTGCGGCTGTGGGCCGTCATCGACGAGGCGGCGCTCCGCCGGCCCATCGGCGGGCCGGAGATCATGCGTGAGCAGCTTCAGCACCTCCTGGAGGTGGCCGCCCTGCCCAACATCACCATCCAGGTGATGCCGTTCAAATTCGGTATGCACGCCGCCGAGGGTGGCGCCTTCAGTATCCTGCGATTCCCCGAACCCGACCTTTCGGATGTCGTTTACGTCGAGCAGCTCTGGGGTGCCCTGTACCTGGACAAGCGTGAGGACGTCGATCCCTACCTCACGGCCATGGAGCAGCTGTGCGTGGAGAGCACCACGCCGGGGGGCACCGCCGAGCTGATCGGCGACCTTCTAGAGAGATATAGATGA
- a CDS encoding DUF397 domain-containing protein, with the protein MNTYNGMPARELTDVQWRKSRRSNSTGNCVELAELPDGSIAVRNSRYPDGPALIYTREEMRALVLGVKDGEFDSLLV; encoded by the coding sequence ATGAACACCTACAACGGCATGCCGGCCCGAGAACTGACCGACGTTCAGTGGCGTAAGAGCCGACGCAGCAACTCCACGGGCAACTGCGTCGAGCTCGCCGAGCTGCCCGACGGCAGCATCGCCGTGCGCAACTCGCGCTATCCCGACGGCCCCGCCCTCATCTATACGCGCGAGGAGATGCGGGCGCTGGTGCTCGGGGTGAAGGACGGCGAGTTCGACAGCCTCCTCGTCTGA
- a CDS encoding helicase-associated domain-containing protein has translation MDDHLLGWLKSLDEDRLARVLANRPDAIAAPWPRRLDTLAQRLGDSTAAVDALHNLPLPCLELAQACLVLGSEATPGALAALLDAPADDVHHWLDELYDHALAWPDPTGRIHLAGAVARRWPTPCGLGKPLAHYLNSWTISVDALRSLGKVLGLPAHGPKQQIAARVGEVLVDPARIAALLDDAPDGTRRLLEEFAWEGPVRDVVGDRFVEQGTPEKWASDHGLLFRTAWNVAEMPREVALAIRGPDYHPPFTTRPPELATLPVDPEEIDHLMALAAPHVVERCAALLENTAKSPLPLLKSGGVGVREARRIAKETGCDEDETRLLLEVCAVARLLAWDEPVGGLVPTDRFDHWRLDDGAARLRVLLAAWWRMERSSLRRVDGKYVTVLGDDPSGPAIARIRRAILSVLARLPDSTAYADRAGLLQHVHWHAPLLDQELLAEVAPAVLEEARLLGLIAHDAITDLGRALAALADVAGRENDDAVPAVEHDPVLTECATRALASVRRSALFGADLTAVVTGPPSAELAEVLDRAADRESRGAASASVWRFTPQSVRRALDAGYTPEQLLEDLERVGTVPQPLSYLIKDVARRHGEVTVTSAACIVQASDPALLAEIAANRRLARLNLRLLAPTVLASSVPADKTLAALRESGYAPVLVEEAGEITIRRTKVEEPQGGRLILLPGGQVAELEAPPYPLPEPPPDPREHARRLLATRDAAHRQEGRTWAIIGRTATRLSTAQQSLLGFVVDRGVRAAITLVDGVTATVSHGELRGTTLDAWCEEAGDYLEFPLADIVEVHPAHDRA, from the coding sequence ATGGATGATCACCTGCTCGGCTGGCTGAAATCCCTGGACGAGGACCGGCTCGCCCGAGTCTTGGCCAACCGGCCCGACGCCATCGCCGCGCCGTGGCCGCGGCGGCTCGACACCCTGGCTCAGCGGCTCGGCGACAGCACGGCGGCCGTGGATGCGTTGCACAACCTCCCCCTGCCGTGCCTGGAGCTGGCCCAGGCGTGCCTCGTCCTCGGCTCCGAGGCCACACCCGGCGCTCTCGCCGCGCTGCTCGACGCACCCGCCGACGACGTACACCACTGGCTCGACGAGCTCTACGACCACGCGCTGGCCTGGCCCGACCCGACCGGGCGCATCCACCTGGCAGGAGCGGTGGCCCGCCGGTGGCCCACCCCCTGCGGTCTCGGCAAGCCGCTCGCGCACTACCTCAACTCCTGGACGATCAGCGTCGACGCGCTGCGCTCCCTCGGCAAGGTCCTCGGCCTGCCCGCGCACGGTCCCAAGCAGCAGATCGCCGCCCGGGTCGGAGAGGTGCTCGTCGACCCCGCGCGGATCGCCGCGCTGCTCGACGACGCCCCCGACGGCACCCGGCGGCTGCTGGAGGAGTTCGCCTGGGAAGGCCCGGTCCGCGACGTCGTGGGCGACCGGTTCGTCGAACAGGGCACCCCGGAGAAGTGGGCGTCCGACCACGGCCTGCTCTTCCGCACCGCCTGGAACGTCGCCGAGATGCCGCGCGAGGTCGCGCTCGCCATCCGCGGGCCCGACTACCATCCGCCCTTCACCACGCGACCGCCCGAGCTGGCCACCCTGCCGGTCGACCCCGAGGAGATCGACCACCTGATGGCGCTGGCCGCCCCGCACGTCGTGGAGCGCTGCGCCGCCCTGCTGGAGAACACCGCCAAAAGCCCGCTGCCCCTGCTGAAAAGCGGCGGCGTCGGCGTGCGCGAGGCCCGCAGGATCGCCAAGGAGACCGGCTGCGACGAGGACGAGACCCGGCTGCTGCTCGAGGTGTGCGCGGTCGCCCGGTTGCTGGCCTGGGACGAACCGGTCGGCGGCCTGGTGCCCACCGACCGGTTCGACCACTGGCGGCTGGACGACGGGGCGGCGCGGCTCCGCGTGCTGCTGGCCGCGTGGTGGCGGATGGAACGCTCATCGCTGCGCCGGGTGGACGGCAAGTACGTCACCGTGCTCGGCGACGATCCCTCGGGTCCCGCCATCGCCCGCATCCGGCGCGCGATCCTCAGCGTGCTGGCGCGCCTGCCCGACAGCACCGCCTACGCCGACCGGGCCGGGCTCCTGCAGCACGTGCACTGGCACGCGCCCCTGCTCGACCAGGAACTGCTCGCCGAGGTCGCCCCCGCCGTGCTGGAGGAGGCCCGGCTGCTCGGCCTCATCGCACACGACGCGATCACCGACCTGGGCCGCGCCCTGGCCGCCCTCGCCGACGTGGCGGGACGCGAGAACGACGACGCCGTGCCCGCCGTCGAACACGACCCCGTGCTGACCGAGTGCGCGACGCGCGCCCTGGCGAGCGTGCGGCGCAGCGCGCTGTTCGGCGCCGATCTCACCGCCGTCGTGACCGGCCCGCCCTCCGCCGAGCTCGCCGAGGTGCTCGACCGCGCGGCCGACCGCGAGTCCCGCGGCGCCGCCTCGGCGTCGGTCTGGCGGTTCACCCCCCAGAGCGTACGGCGGGCGCTCGACGCCGGGTACACCCCGGAGCAGCTGCTGGAAGACCTGGAGCGGGTGGGCACGGTCCCCCAGCCACTGAGCTACCTGATCAAAGACGTCGCCCGGCGGCACGGCGAGGTCACCGTGACCTCGGCCGCCTGCATCGTGCAGGCGTCCGACCCCGCGCTGCTCGCCGAGATCGCCGCCAACCGGCGGCTGGCCCGGCTCAACCTGCGGCTGCTCGCCCCGACCGTGCTCGCCAGCTCCGTTCCCGCGGACAAGACGCTCGCCGCCCTGCGAGAGAGCGGCTACGCGCCCGTCCTCGTCGAGGAGGCCGGGGAGATCACGATCCGCCGGACCAAGGTCGAGGAGCCGCAGGGCGGGCGGTTGATCCTGCTGCCCGGCGGGCAGGTCGCCGAGCTGGAGGCGCCGCCGTACCCGCTGCCCGAGCCGCCGCCCGACCCGCGCGAGCACGCGCGGCGGCTGCTGGCCACCCGGGATGCCGCTCACCGGCAGGAGGGCCGCACCTGGGCGATCATCGGTCGTACCGCCACCCGGCTGTCCACCGCCCAGCAGTCGCTGCTCGGCTTCGTGGTGGACCGCGGCGTGCGCGCCGCGATCACGCTGGTCGACGGGGTGACCGCCACCGTCAGCCACGGCGAGCTGCGCGGCACCACGCTCGACGCGTGGTGCGAGGAGGCCGGTGACTACCTGGAGTTCCCCCTGGCCGACATCGTCGAGGTCCACCCCGCCCACGACAGGGCCTGA
- a CDS encoding ATP-binding protein, which yields MQSANAGAVLTHAQWTTLDWRPPVGWWPDAARDLLTGLSDPVDLASATYVLSPRPDSIQRSRAFAAGTLAGWGLSELRENVELVVSELATNALRHGLRLADRRPHASVRLSLIRRGHMVACAIADPGSAAPVLRHPGPLEPGGLGLHIVQSLSERWGWAPLAPYGKIVWAVIAA from the coding sequence GTGCAGTCCGCTAACGCCGGGGCCGTGCTCACGCACGCCCAATGGACGACGCTCGACTGGCGGCCGCCGGTCGGCTGGTGGCCCGACGCCGCCCGCGACCTCCTGACCGGCCTCTCCGACCCCGTGGATCTCGCGAGCGCCACGTACGTGCTCTCCCCGCGGCCCGACTCCATCCAGCGCTCCCGCGCCTTCGCCGCCGGCACGCTGGCCGGATGGGGGCTGTCCGAGCTGCGGGAGAACGTCGAGCTTGTCGTCTCGGAGCTGGCGACGAACGCGCTGCGCCACGGGCTGCGCCTGGCCGACCGCCGTCCCCACGCGTCGGTGCGGCTGTCCCTGATCCGGCGCGGCCACATGGTGGCGTGCGCCATCGCCGACCCCGGGTCCGCGGCCCCCGTGCTGCGTCACCCCGGCCCGCTGGAGCCCGGCGGTCTCGGTCTGCACATCGTCCAGTCGCTCAGCGAACGCTGGGGCTGGGCCCCGCTCGCCCCGTACGGCAAGATCGTCTGGGCGGTCATAGCGGCATAG